From Paenarthrobacter sp. A20:
TAGTCCGGCTCCCGTTTTCCGCTTCTTCGAAAGGCCGTCGTGGACGTTCTTCAAGTCATTCTGCAGATCCTGCTGGGCATCACCAGCCTTCTGCTGACGCTGCTCATCCTCCTGCACAAAGGGCGTGGCGGCGGTTTGTCCGACATGTTCGGTGGCGGTATGAGCTCCGGATTGAGTTCGTCCGGGGTAGCCGAGCGCAACCTTAACCGGTTCACCATCATTCTGGGCATCACGTGGGGTGTTGTCATCATCGGCCTTGGGTTGATCATGCGCTTCACCTCAGGCGGCGACTCCTAGTCATCCCCAAAAAGGGGAGGTTCCTTGACAGGAACCTCCCCTTTTTTGCCCTGAGGCACCAATGTCTGGTGCCGTCGTCGAACACTCGCATTAGACTGGGCGTGTTGGCCGCAAGGCCCACGGGCCGTGAGGGCCGACCACCGAGTCGCTAGGGGTTCGAAAATGGTTCATGGCACGCCTGGTTATCGGGGCACCCGCGTAGGTGTAACCCAAGGTTCCGCTCCGAGGAATCAAAGCGACCACGGCGCAGGTGAACAACTGCCGCGTATTCGGGTTCCCTATTGGTGCTCCAAGGGACACGAGACGCGGCTTGTTTTCCTTAAGCTTCCCGACGATCAAATACCCATGAACTGGGATTGTCCGAAGTGCGGCTTGCCCGCGTCGCGGGATCCTGGCCATCCCGCCTCAACAAGGCCGGACGAACTCTTCAAATCCCATTTGGACTACGTTAAAGAGAGACGCTCCAACCAAGACGCCGAAGCGGTCCTGGCTGGAGCGTTGGAGCGGTTACGCGCCCGCGGGGTCCTTCCGGACCAGCTGCTGGGGGACGCGTGAGGCTGCATTCTCGTCGATAAGCCACAGGGTCCTCGCGCGGCCGGCGGGACCTGCCGCCGGGACCTGGACCGGGTTGGCACCAGCCAAGGCCAGGCCGACTGCCCCAGCCTTGTCCTCACCGGCAACAACCATCCAGATTTCCTGGGCGGTGTTGATGGCCGGCAGTGTCAGTGAAATGCGCGACGGCGGCGGCTTGGGAGAGTTTTCAACCCCCACCACGGTGCGCTCCTTCTCACGAATGCCGGCCTGCTCGGGGAACAGCGACGCTACGTGGGCATCCGGACCTACGCCCAGAAGAAGGATGTCGAAGCGGGGTAGAATTCCGGCTTGCTCGGGCCGGTCATCAGAGGTGTCGGCGGCGTGCTCGGCCTCGGCCGCTCCTTTGAGTTCTTCAGCGTAGGCTGCAGCAGCTTCCTCCGCGGTGCCGAACTGGTCCGTTGATCCGGGCTCGTGAATCCGGGAAGGATCCACCGGCAGGTGGGCCAACAGGGCGTGATGTGCTTGGCGCGTGTTCCTGTCATCACTGTCTGCGGCAACAAATCGCTCGTCACCCCACCAGAAATTGACCTTCGACCAGTCGACTGCAGGGGCAGCAG
This genomic window contains:
- the secG gene encoding preprotein translocase subunit SecG — protein: MDVLQVILQILLGITSLLLTLLILLHKGRGGGLSDMFGGGMSSGLSSSGVAERNLNRFTIILGITWGVVIIGLGLIMRFTSGGDS
- a CDS encoding RNA polymerase-binding protein RbpA encodes the protein MVHGTPGYRGTRVGVTQGSAPRNQSDHGAGEQLPRIRVPYWCSKGHETRLVFLKLPDDQIPMNWDCPKCGLPASRDPGHPASTRPDELFKSHLDYVKERRSNQDAEAVLAGALERLRARGVLPDQLLGDA
- the pgl gene encoding 6-phosphogluconolactonase; this encodes MHAEPRVSIHPDSKVLMAAIAARLITKLVDVQDKHGEATVVLTGGTVGIGTLKAVADSAAAPAVDWSKVNFWWGDERFVAADSDDRNTRQAHHALLAHLPVDPSRIHEPGSTDQFGTAEEAAAAYAEELKGAAEAEHAADTSDDRPEQAGILPRFDILLLGVGPDAHVASLFPEQAGIREKERTVVGVENSPKPPPSRISLTLPAINTAQEIWMVVAGEDKAGAVGLALAGANPVQVPAAGPAGRARTLWLIDENAASRVPQQLVRKDPAGA